Below is a window of Fervidobacterium pennivorans DSM 9078 DNA.
GGACATATTTCTATTTGGCGGTTTACAACCACGATTACGGCATTTTGAAGAACATTAAATTTACTCCGAAAGAGATGGTTATGAGAAGATTCAAGCACGCGTATGTAATTAAACGAAGAAGTGTTGATTTAATCAAAGAACTTGCAAGAAAACTGAACGAAGATGAGGAGCTTATTCAACAAAAAGCACAAAGTATTGATAACATAAAGGCTTTTATCTCTATCCCAATAAGATCACAAAGGAAGGTGGTAGGTTTCTTCAATTTGGATACTTGTGAACATGAAAATATATTCGAAGAAGTTGAGTTTCAAAGCGTAGCCGAGGCAATGGGAAACTTGCTTTCCACCGTTGTTGAAAAGTTTGAGCTAATAGAGGCTATAAAAGCAAAGAATGCAGAGATTGACAGGGTTAACCTTTTTGATAAGTTAACTTACCTACCTAATTTGAAGAATATAGCTATTTACTTCGATAAGTATTCTGAAATAACGAAACGAATTCCGGTTAAGTTGTATATAATGCTCCTGGATGTAAAGGAATTTGAGAAGATAAACAAAGTCTATGGATATGAATTCGGTGATGATTTGTTAGTTAAACTATCGAAAGTTATTACAAAATCGTGCAGAAAAAGTGATGTAGTTGGTAGAACCAACAGTGATGAATTTGTGGTACTCACCCTTTCAAAAGAAAATCCTTTAGCGTTAATGAAAAGACTCGAAGAAAAGATTTCAAACTTCTCTTCAAAATTAGGAATTAGCTTAGAAGTTCAAATAAGCATAGCTGAATATGGAACAGATGGAAAGGACTTGAACACGCTTATCTCAAAAGCTCAAGAAAAGCTTTACCAAAACCGTGTTTTTGCTGCATACTAGCATAAAAGGGCGATTTTAATCTTAAACCGGAGGTGAAAGAATGGGTAAAAGGGATGACATAAACAAAGAACAGCAAAACCAACAAACCGCAAGAAATTCTGAGCATTTTGAACATTACTACGTTGAAGAACCACAAACTCCTTTAAAAGTTAGAGAAGTCCAGCTTAAGCTGAAAAACGGGCACATCTATTCGTTTAAAAGTCCTTCAGGAGTTTACTCCTTTGGAGATGTTGACAAAGCTACACAGATACTTGTCAATCATCATGCTCCAGTCAGTGGGAAGGTTTTAGACATAGGTTGTGGATATGGTGTAATAGGCATCGTTCTGAAAAAAGAAAATCCCAGCATCGAAATTTTCATGTCTGACATCAACAAAAGAGCTGTTGAATTCGCAAAAATAAACGCAAAAGACAACAACATCGATGCTGACATAAGACAAGGGAACCTATATGAACCTTGGGAAGGGATGATTTTTGACCATATTATCGCTAATCCGCCAATTGTTGCTGGTAAGAAAGTGTGGATGGATTTAATTACCGGAGCCTACGAACACCTAAAGCCTGGAGGAACACTTCAGTTAGTCGCGTATCACAATAAAGGCGGAGAAAGGATAAGAAACTTCATGAAAGAAGTTTTTGGCAACGCCGAGGATATCTGGAAAGAGGGCGGTATTCGAATTTATCTATCCCGAAAAGAATAAATTTAGATATTAAAGGTAGGCGAGTGAATAGATGTGCTTATAGAATTAAAGAACGTTTCTGTTATTTTTGAAGAGAAAACAGATGTTGAAAAAGTGGCACTTAAAGACATAAATCTATCTTTTTCAACAGATGAGAGCATCTTGCTTATTGGTAATACAGGCTCTGGAAAGACAACGCTTATATATTTGCTGGACTTGCTTATAAAGCCTTCTAAGGGCTTTTTACTTTACGACGGTAAGGACCCTTTCTTTTACCCATACGAGTTCCGTAAAAGATTTGGAGTGGCTTTCCAGATACCGGAAAGACAGTTTTTTAGCGAAACTGTTGAAGAAGAAATTACTTACGCTGCAAAGAACTTTGGTGTTCCATTCACCCAGGAAGATATTGAGAAAGTGCTTGAACTTGTAGGGTTAAGAAAAAATATACTTAAGCAATCTCCTTTCAAGTTATCTGGTGGTGAGCAGAGGAAGGTAGCGATTGCATCCATTTTGTTACATAAACCGGAATTCCTCATCTTTGATGAACCAACTGCCGGATTAGACTTGAAAGGTGTCCTTTCGGTTAGAGAAATTCTTAAGAAATTCAAAAACAGTGGCAAGGGTTTTCTTGTTGCAACTCATGAACCAGAGTTATTTGAAGATTTGTGCGATAGAAAAATAGTCTTGAAAAGCGGTACTATTTTGGAAGATGTGAGGTCATCAGTAGCCCACACTTAAAAGGGCGGGTGGTGTGTTTGGTATTTGAGTATAAAGGTATAGATCGAAGTGGAAAAAAGCTGAAAGGAATTGTTCAAGCGGATAGTATAAAAGAAGCATTGGACAAACTTAAGGAACAAGGTATTTTGGTCACCGATATTGTGGAAAAAAGTGAAAAAAGGGTATCTGTAAGGACGTCCGCGGGGCCTGTCTCACCTGGACGCAATGTAGCTAAAAAAAGAACAGTTTTCCAAGTGAAGCTGAAAGATATTGTTCTTTTCGCAAGACAGTTGGAAACAATGATAAGTGCAGGTTTGAGACTTGTTGATGCGATAATGACACTTTCAGAACAAGAGGTGTTCTCAAAAAAATTCAGAAATATACTTAGAGAAGTCGCAGCGGACATGAAAGGAGGTATGTCCTTTTCCGACGCGCTTGAAAGACAAGGAGTGTTTGACTCTATCTTTATAAACATGGTGCGTGCAGGTGAAGAAGGCGGTGTATTAGATGTTACTATGAAAAAAATCGCAAACTATTACGAAGGAATGAACAGATTAAGAGAACAAGTAAAATCATCCATGGCGTATCCAATGTTTATCTTAGGTTTTGCTGTAGCCGTCGTTATTGTGATTTCTGTTTTCATTTTGCCTAAGCTTATCTCTGTCTTTGGTACAACGCCCCAAGGAGGGGTTTTAGGGATGCTTATGAAATTGAACTACATCTTCACCAAAAAATGGTACATATTGTTGCCTATTGTTGTAGTAATTGGTGTTGGATTGAAATTCTTCTTAGATACAGTATACGGTGCGTATTTGAAAGAATTCATAGGAGGATTAATTCCTCCGATAAGAAAGCTGAGGCTCAAGATGGCTAACGAAAGATTTACAAGAACACTCGGAGTTCTCATCGGAAGTGGAGTTCCAATGGTTAATGCGTTAGATATGGCTGCTAAGGCTTCTAATAATCCGAGGTTTATGGCAATAATATCCAAGGTTATTGAAGAAGTCAAAGCAGGAAGTAACTTAAAAGATAGTCTGAAGCGAACAGGCATCTTTCCACAAATTGTGTACGAAATGGTTGGGACCGGTGAACAAACAGGTAAACTCGATGTTGTCATGGAAAAGGTCGCCGATTTCTATGAGGAAGAAATACTGGCTGATACAAAGAAGCTCGTTAGTCTTATCGAGCCAATGATGATTGCGTTTGTTGGTTTGTTTATTGCTTTCATCGCTTTTACAATGTACTCAACGATATTCCAAATGCAAAGTCAGTTTGGGCGATAAATACTTCAAAATCATGCGAGGGTGACTAAGTTTGAACCTCATTGAACTGATGGTCGTACTGCTTATTTTAGGGTTTGTTTTTGTTGCTTTTTCAGCAAGCCTTATGAAAATAGCCAATATTGATTTAACAAAAGAGTATGTAGAAACTGCTGTTTATGCAGGTTTATGGAAATCTCAACTGTACAAAGATTACAAAAGCAACAATTACTGTCGAATTGTCACGGTAGATATGGTAGAGTTTTACAAAGCTTCTGAAAGTTGTCTTTCAGGTCTTGTGGTTAACTCTTTCAGATGGGTAAAAGGTGGGACATACTCAGGGGTAGCGGTTGAACCTATCCTTTTCAAAGTTTCAGGAGGTGAAAAATAATTTGAGCGTATTTTCGTACAGAGTGGTAACATACAGCCTAAACGATGGACAAATCAACACAACGATTGCAAAATACCGTGTGGGAAAGCTGAAAATAAAAAACTATTATCCTCAGTTTGTTCTTGCTGATCCTGAAGACATAACGGTAATAAACATACCGTGGGATATTGTACAAATGACATTCTTAGAGTTACCACCTACCAAAAAAGAAAGGGATCGCATAAGGGCTGCTGAGTTAGAAATCAGGCGAATTTACAATCTCAGTGAAGATCTAGTCGTATCTTGCGTACCTTCGGCTTTCGGTAAGTGTCTTGTATTCTTTTTGAAAAAATCTGATTTCTTCAGATTCCTTAGTTCATACAATATCGATTTTATACCCGACGTGGCTTATCCAAACATTCTTGCCGAACTCTTGATAGTAAAAAAACTCCCTGGAAGATGGGTTTACATTGTGCTTAGCGAGCACACTTCAGGTATTGTAATTATGAACGGTGAGAATATTCTGAACGTAAGAATGATTGATTTATCTTTGAACGAGATTAATCATATTGTCAAAGAGGAGACAGGTTTTGAAATCTTCGAGATAGAGAACAGTGGTAATGAAGAACTGATAGGACAAGCGAAAAAGATAGTTGATAGCATAACCTATGACATACTGGGAATAGTAGGTAGGGAAGTAATAATCTCGATTAACACGACGGAACAAGAAAAACTTAGCATAGAAATGATCGATGGTATCTCCTTGGTATGTCGTTCGAGTATTATCAAAGAAGCCATTTTATCTACCGAGTCTGATATCAAATCAAAACTCTCCGAGGCAATACTTACAGTCCTCCCACATCCACAACTAAGCTTGGCAGACCTCGGGCTACTATACAGGGGGGGATTAGAGCTTGGAAAAGTTAAATCTATCACCTGGTAAGAAAAGGGTTTTGAAACTTACTACATTTTTAATGCTCTTGTTTATATCGATATTGCCTTCCATTTCCATACTATCGTTATCATATTTCATAATGGAACAAAAAATTTCAAAATTGTTGATAAGATATCCGGAGGTTTTCAACAATCTTACGACCGCTGACTCGAGAAATATCGATGCTCAAATAGATAACCTACTTTCTTCTTTGAAGGCTAAGGAATCGCAGTTGAAAAGTGCAAGCGAGGAAATTAAGAATTATATAATAGAAGCTTATAAGAATACATATTTTTTGCATAGCTTTCTCAAATACACATCCACAAACACTAACAGCTATTTTCTAACAAACGTTATTTATGATGGTCAAAGGTTCTACGTAGATTTTTATGAATACGGAACTGAAACACAAATTAGTACTTCTGTTATTTATAACGACCTGGCACGGTTTTATAAGGATGTGCTTGTATCTTTACTAGAGCAAAGAAATTTTTTGGGAGACATGAAATATTTCCACTACATTTGGGAGGGTAGGATAAGATAATGATTCTGATACCAAGAAAAGGCGCGATGATAATTTTGTTTGTTACGTTGATAGTATCAACTCTTGGTAGTCTTCTTTATTTTTCCGGTAAAACATACACTTATGTCTCAAAACTTGAGCAAAAATTTATCGAAGTGAGAAGTGTATCCAGGAATATAGCTCAGCTTGAAACACAACTCAAACAATTAGAGAATGTTAGAGCTTCTGTTTACAGCGTTCAAAGTACCTTTGCCAAAAATGAAATGACTCCAGAACAAGTGAAGGAAAAATTATACGAAGTTCTTTCGAGTGGGCTCCTTATAACTGATTACATCGTTATAAAAGCCTCTTTAAGCGAACCTATAGTATTTAAAAAACTTTCAGTGAAATATACGATGATAATTCGCGGTTCTGAATAAAATTTGATATAAAATGAAAGTGGTGAGAATCAATGGCACTGAACAGAAGAACTGTTATTCTTTTAATAATAGCGATAGTTATATGGGCTGCTGCTATAGTTGTTCTGTATATAAATTATGGTCCCAAAAAAACACCAACATCTACGGCAAGTACAACTCCAGCTCAGATTATAAATGAACAAGCATCGCAACCTGGGAGTATTAATGTACCGAATACTACAACTTCTACTGGTCAAGGTTCTACTAACGT
It encodes the following:
- a CDS encoding sensor domain-containing diguanylate cyclase — its product is MARKKVKENLQNEIKNMFFLFSENLLRITTNRETSLKKKDFEQLLKIVVDNLSFVHSGSVLWLDKDGTYFYLAVYNHDYGILKNIKFTPKEMVMRRFKHAYVIKRRSVDLIKELARKLNEDEELIQQKAQSIDNIKAFISIPIRSQRKVVGFFNLDTCEHENIFEEVEFQSVAEAMGNLLSTVVEKFELIEAIKAKNAEIDRVNLFDKLTYLPNLKNIAIYFDKYSEITKRIPVKLYIMLLDVKEFEKINKVYGYEFGDDLLVKLSKVITKSCRKSDVVGRTNSDEFVVLTLSKENPLALMKRLEEKISNFSSKLGISLEVQISIAEYGTDGKDLNTLISKAQEKLYQNRVFAAY
- a CDS encoding class I SAM-dependent methyltransferase: MGKRDDINKEQQNQQTARNSEHFEHYYVEEPQTPLKVREVQLKLKNGHIYSFKSPSGVYSFGDVDKATQILVNHHAPVSGKVLDIGCGYGVIGIVLKKENPSIEIFMSDINKRAVEFAKINAKDNNIDADIRQGNLYEPWEGMIFDHIIANPPIVAGKKVWMDLITGAYEHLKPGGTLQLVAYHNKGGERIRNFMKEVFGNAEDIWKEGGIRIYLSRKE
- a CDS encoding energy-coupling factor ABC transporter ATP-binding protein; amino-acid sequence: MLIELKNVSVIFEEKTDVEKVALKDINLSFSTDESILLIGNTGSGKTTLIYLLDLLIKPSKGFLLYDGKDPFFYPYEFRKRFGVAFQIPERQFFSETVEEEITYAAKNFGVPFTQEDIEKVLELVGLRKNILKQSPFKLSGGEQRKVAIASILLHKPEFLIFDEPTAGLDLKGVLSVREILKKFKNSGKGFLVATHEPELFEDLCDRKIVLKSGTILEDVRSSVAHT
- a CDS encoding type II secretion system F family protein, yielding MCLVFEYKGIDRSGKKLKGIVQADSIKEALDKLKEQGILVTDIVEKSEKRVSVRTSAGPVSPGRNVAKKRTVFQVKLKDIVLFARQLETMISAGLRLVDAIMTLSEQEVFSKKFRNILREVAADMKGGMSFSDALERQGVFDSIFINMVRAGEEGGVLDVTMKKIANYYEGMNRLREQVKSSMAYPMFILGFAVAVVIVISVFILPKLISVFGTTPQGGVLGMLMKLNYIFTKKWYILLPIVVVIGVGLKFFLDTVYGAYLKEFIGGLIPPIRKLRLKMANERFTRTLGVLIGSGVPMVNALDMAAKASNNPRFMAIISKVIEEVKAGSNLKDSLKRTGIFPQIVYEMVGTGEQTGKLDVVMEKVADFYEEEILADTKKLVSLIEPMMIAFVGLFIAFIAFTMYSTIFQMQSQFGR